Proteins co-encoded in one Metabacillus sp. KUDC1714 genomic window:
- a CDS encoding LysR family transcriptional regulator: protein MDMRLFEYALEIYKTKSFTKAASNLHIAQPSLSKQIAKLEQELGVYLFDRKPGSVEATPDGLCFVKQAEKILQMRDDLRREILERREGIRGELKIGSTAITGGHILPPLLQIYQEQYQNVCIKLVEESTERLIDLTARGLVDISLLSLPIEDSRLATKIMLTEPLYLVLPKKTKQWMPEKLKQILASTNLLEQYALPIEDFANCPFILLKQGYGFRRTVLELCARGKFEPQIAYETSSIETAQSLVGYGLGLTIVPEMIVHRSAQQSSLSYIKLDTNPTRTLVFTYNKERYLSMNAKALIEIYEKQS from the coding sequence ATGGACATGAGACTATTTGAATATGCATTGGAAATATATAAAACAAAGAGCTTTACAAAAGCTGCTTCCAATCTTCATATTGCACAGCCATCTTTAAGTAAACAAATTGCCAAACTGGAACAAGAACTTGGTGTATACTTGTTTGATCGAAAGCCTGGTTCAGTAGAAGCAACTCCTGATGGCTTATGTTTTGTTAAACAAGCAGAGAAAATCTTACAAATGCGTGATGATCTAAGACGTGAGATCCTTGAACGAAGAGAAGGAATCAGAGGGGAATTAAAGATTGGCTCAACAGCTATTACAGGTGGACATATTTTACCACCACTTCTGCAAATCTATCAAGAACAGTATCAAAATGTCTGTATTAAACTAGTTGAAGAATCAACAGAACGGCTAATAGACTTAACCGCGAGAGGATTAGTTGATATTTCTTTATTGTCACTCCCGATAGAAGATTCTCGTTTAGCGACGAAAATAATGCTTACAGAGCCACTTTATCTTGTATTACCAAAGAAAACAAAACAATGGATGCCAGAAAAATTAAAACAAATTCTAGCTTCTACTAATTTGTTGGAACAATACGCCTTACCTATTGAGGATTTTGCCAATTGTCCATTTATTTTATTGAAACAAGGCTACGGCTTTCGTCGGACAGTATTAGAATTATGTGCAAGAGGTAAATTTGAACCGCAGATTGCCTATGAAACAAGTAGCATTGAAACCGCTCAATCTCTTGTGGGTTATGGGCTTGGTCTAACAATAGTTCCTGAAATGATCGTTCACCGAAGTGCTCAGCAATCCTCCCTTTCCTATATTAAATTAGATACAAATCCTACCCGTACATTAGTTTTTACATATAACAAAGAACGATATTTAAGTATGAATGCAAAAGCTTTGATTGAAATTTATGAAAAACAAAGCTAA
- a CDS encoding class I SAM-dependent methyltransferase produces MSSSNVWNAELYDNKLSFVSSFGKGVVELLQPQRGEKILDLGCGTGDLSYEISKSGAIVKGSDFSRGMVERARKKYPQILFIVENGETFRTIEKYDAVFSNAALHWMKRADKVVESVELALQPGGRFIAEFGGQGNVQTVIRGITEVLSGEYGINVAGRNPWYFPSIGEYSTLLEKYGFKVLYAHHFDRPTPLTDGEKGLYHWLDSFADDFFPEFSKEEKMVIYKKIKNKIQLDLYKDGIWEADYKRIRIVAIKKES; encoded by the coding sequence ATGAGTTCCTCGAATGTTTGGAATGCAGAATTGTACGATAATAAATTAAGCTTTGTATCCAGTTTTGGCAAAGGAGTAGTCGAGCTACTTCAACCACAAAGGGGAGAGAAAATCCTTGATTTGGGCTGTGGAACGGGTGATCTTTCATACGAAATTTCCAAGTCAGGTGCGATTGTGAAGGGAAGTGATTTCTCAAGGGGAATGGTTGAGCGGGCACGTAAAAAGTATCCTCAAATCCTATTCATTGTTGAAAATGGAGAAACATTTAGAACAATTGAAAAGTATGATGCAGTATTTTCAAATGCAGCCCTTCACTGGATGAAACGAGCTGACAAAGTGGTCGAATCGGTTGAGCTAGCATTACAACCAGGAGGTCGCTTTATAGCTGAATTTGGTGGACAAGGAAATGTTCAAACTGTTATTCGAGGAATCACAGAAGTACTCTCAGGAGAATATGGAATAAATGTTGCAGGAAGGAACCCATGGTATTTTCCAAGTATAGGAGAATATAGCACTTTACTTGAAAAGTACGGATTTAAAGTATTATATGCTCATCATTTTGATAGGCCTACCCCATTAACAGATGGAGAAAAGGGGTTGTATCATTGGTTAGATAGTTTTGCGGATGACTTTTTCCCTGAGTTTTCTAAAGAAGAAAAAATGGTTATTTATAAAAAAATAAAAAATAAAATACAATTAGATTTATATAAAGATGGTATATGGGAAGCTGATTATAAGCGTATTAGAATTGTTGCAATTAAGAAAGAAAGTTAA
- a CDS encoding HAD family hydrolase has product MIKAAIFDFDGTLLNRDESVRLFIEGQYRRLNNLLGNISREKYVSRFIELDNRGYVWKDIVYQRIVKEFDITKITWQELLQDYMNEFKHNCVPFSNLINMLEKLKNNNLILGIITNGIGKFQMNNIKALGIEKYFEVILISEWEGIKKPEPKIFNRAMEQLKILPFEGIFVGDHPVNDVKGAQNVGMKGVWKQDSQWNHVEADFIINDLAELPSIIAKLGNLNIESC; this is encoded by the coding sequence ATGATTAAAGCTGCTATCTTTGATTTTGATGGAACTTTATTAAATCGAGACGAGTCAGTAAGGCTGTTTATAGAGGGGCAATATCGTAGATTGAACAACTTGCTAGGCAATATTTCAAGAGAGAAGTATGTTTCTAGATTTATAGAATTGGATAACCGTGGATATGTTTGGAAGGATATAGTTTATCAACGAATAGTCAAAGAATTTGATATTACTAAAATTACTTGGCAAGAACTCCTTCAAGATTATATGAATGAATTTAAGCATAATTGTGTTCCTTTTTCTAACCTCATTAATATGTTAGAAAAATTGAAAAATAATAATCTAATTTTGGGGATAATTACAAATGGAATAGGGAAATTTCAGATGAATAACATAAAAGCGTTGGGTATAGAGAAGTACTTTGAGGTCATTTTAATATCTGAATGGGAAGGAATTAAAAAACCGGAGCCCAAAATTTTTAATAGAGCAATGGAGCAACTTAAAATTCTACCTTTTGAAGGTATCTTTGTGGGAGACCATCCAGTAAATGATGTAAAAGGTGCTCAAAATGTAGGAATGAAAGGGGTTTGGAAGCAAGACTCCCAATGGAATCATGTTGAGGCAGACTTTATAATTAATGATCTGGCGGAATTACCTTCGATTATTGCAAAATTAGGCAATCTTAATATTGAATCCTGTTAA
- a CDS encoding DUF6434 domain-containing protein yields the protein MRPFLKKGINVKDFRNFYWLKEELQAFCRENEMSASGSKTEIADRVAIFLQTGEKQKPLRKSKSHTKVAISTDLSLDTVITENHRCSQAVRAFFKAEIPKFHFSTYIQTFFKENVGRTYRDVVNAWCEEEEREKDPSYKKQIGPQFEYNRFTKDYFADPNNKDKNREDAIRAWNTIKKLPGNNKYITKNEPDPRA from the coding sequence TTGAGACCTTTTCTTAAAAAAGGGATAAATGTAAAAGATTTTCGCAATTTCTATTGGTTGAAAGAAGAGTTGCAAGCATTTTGTAGAGAGAATGAAATGAGTGCGTCTGGTTCTAAAACTGAAATTGCTGACAGGGTTGCGATATTTCTCCAGACAGGAGAAAAGCAAAAGCCGTTGAGGAAAAGTAAATCTCATACAAAAGTAGCAATATCAACAGATTTAAGTTTGGATACGGTCATTACTGAAAATCATCGATGTAGTCAAGCTGTAAGAGCCTTTTTTAAGGCAGAAATTCCAAAGTTTCATTTCTCCACTTATATTCAAACCTTTTTTAAAGAAAACGTAGGGAGGACATATCGTGACGTTGTAAATGCGTGGTGTGAAGAAGAGGAACGAGAAAAGGATCCATCGTATAAGAAACAAATTGGACCACAATTTGAATACAATCGATTCACAAAAGATTATTTCGCAGATCCAAATAACAAGGATAAAAATCGAGAGGATGCAATCAGAGCTTGGAATACGATAAAAAAACTACCAGGTAACAATAAATACATAACAAAGAATGAGCCGGATCCAAGAGCTTAA
- a CDS encoding class I SAM-dependent methyltransferase, which produces MNLLEYERFYDKVGRLNGWDFSKVKSISEGVKWGFYTEVTKRCKNTDVLLDIGTGGGENILKIAGSLQFLVGIDLSNGMMETALSNLRKSNLLNVRFCQMSSDDLQFPTGFFDVISCCHAPFYSIEVAKVLRSGGLFLTQQVSEADKLNVKEAFGRGQSFGEIDGALKEKYIRELIEVGFSDVKSFDYDAMDYYQRPEDLIFLLKHTPIIPNFGQEKKDFEILNDFIKNNQTEKGIRTNSKRFLIIAKK; this is translated from the coding sequence GTGAATCTATTAGAATATGAACGTTTTTATGATAAAGTTGGAAGATTAAACGGTTGGGATTTTAGTAAAGTGAAGTCTATTTCAGAAGGTGTTAAATGGGGTTTTTACACAGAAGTAACTAAAAGATGTAAAAACACAGATGTCCTTTTAGATATTGGCACTGGTGGAGGAGAAAATATATTGAAAATTGCAGGTTCATTACAATTCTTGGTTGGAATTGATTTATCCAACGGAATGATGGAAACTGCTCTTTCTAATCTTAGAAAATCCAATTTGTTAAACGTACGATTTTGCCAAATGTCTTCTGATGATTTACAATTTCCTACTGGTTTTTTTGATGTAATCTCATGTTGTCACGCCCCATTTTATTCAATTGAAGTTGCCAAGGTTTTAAGAAGTGGTGGGCTTTTTCTTACTCAGCAAGTAAGTGAAGCCGATAAATTAAATGTAAAAGAAGCTTTTGGTCGAGGTCAATCTTTTGGAGAAATTGATGGGGCATTAAAAGAGAAATATATTCGAGAATTAATAGAAGTTGGTTTTTCAGACGTTAAATCCTTTGATTATGATGCTATGGACTATTATCAAAGACCTGAAGACCTTATCTTTTTACTTAAACATACGCCGATTATTCCTAATTTTGGACAGGAAAAGAAGGATTTTGAAATATTAAATGATTTTATTAAAAACAATCAAACTGAAAAAGGGATTCGAACAAATTCTAAAAGGTTTCTCATAATAGCTAAAAAGTGA
- a CDS encoding iron-containing alcohol dehydrogenase — translation MQDFVFHNSTKLIFGKDKEQLVGQESVSYSKKLLLHYGGGSIKNSGLYDKVVSSLREQNIEIFELGGVKPNPRVSLVREGVAICKENDIDFILAVGGGSVIDSAKAIAAGAHYDGDVWDFFEGKSTIEACLPIGVVLTIPAAGSESSSGTVITNEDGWYKRSTGHITMRPQFAILNPELTYTLPSYQTACGITDMMAHILERYFTNEKNVEVTDRLCEATLKTIINNAHIVIEEPTNYAARAEIMWSGTIAHNDSLGVGRIGDWASHDIEHELSGIYDIAHGAGLAIIFPAWMKYVYKHDINRFVQFANRVWDIEIDLNNLEKTALAGIKKTEQFFSSIGMPITLKEVNIDSDHFEEMAKKGTENRPLGNFVKLNEEDVLNIYHLAK, via the coding sequence ATGCAAGATTTTGTTTTTCATAATAGTACGAAACTTATTTTTGGTAAAGATAAAGAACAATTAGTTGGACAAGAGTCGGTTTCTTATAGTAAAAAGCTACTTTTGCATTATGGCGGAGGCAGTATTAAAAATAGTGGACTCTATGACAAAGTTGTTTCCTCTTTACGAGAACAAAATATTGAGATTTTTGAATTAGGTGGCGTTAAACCAAATCCTAGAGTTAGTCTTGTACGAGAAGGTGTCGCAATTTGTAAGGAAAATGACATCGACTTTATCCTTGCTGTTGGAGGAGGAAGTGTAATTGATTCTGCAAAAGCGATTGCTGCTGGTGCTCACTATGATGGCGATGTATGGGATTTCTTTGAAGGAAAAAGCACGATAGAAGCTTGTTTGCCGATTGGAGTTGTCTTAACAATTCCTGCAGCAGGAAGTGAATCAAGTTCTGGAACAGTGATAACAAATGAAGATGGCTGGTATAAACGATCAACAGGACATATTACGATGAGACCACAGTTTGCGATCTTGAATCCAGAGCTTACATATACATTACCTTCCTATCAAACAGCATGTGGGATTACAGATATGATGGCCCATATTTTAGAAAGATATTTTACAAATGAAAAGAATGTTGAAGTAACTGACCGTTTATGTGAGGCGACACTAAAAACAATCATAAATAATGCACATATTGTTATTGAAGAACCAACGAATTATGCTGCAAGAGCTGAAATTATGTGGTCGGGAACAATCGCTCATAATGATTCATTAGGAGTAGGGAGAATCGGTGATTGGGCTAGTCATGATATTGAACACGAGCTAAGCGGTATTTATGACATTGCACACGGAGCCGGATTAGCCATTATCTTCCCAGCATGGATGAAATACGTTTATAAACATGACATCAATCGCTTTGTCCAATTCGCTAACCGAGTATGGGATATTGAAATTGATTTAAATAACCTTGAAAAAACTGCCCTAGCAGGAATCAAGAAAACAGAACAATTTTTCAGCTCAATCGGTATGCCGATCACATTGAAGGAAGTTAATATTGACTCAGATCACTTTGAAGAAATGGCAAAGAAGGGAACTGAGAATAGACCTTTAGGGAACTTTGTTAAGTTAAATGAAGAAGATGTATTAAACATTTATCATTTAGCAAAGTAA
- a CDS encoding CapA family protein has product MHNENNLNRTRVKRKHRRLKKSVRHFILFSFLIIIGVFIFNLFKVEEVSTDLTKTKQEQSLKDSEKQKQEQSTNENKKQETVTETTIKISAAGDFTLGTDERFEYTDSFVDEAKTNGLPYFVEGLGTTFLEDDLTTVNLETTLTTATEKADKTFTFKGDPSYTQILELGGIEAVNLANNHIFDYLDKGFDDTISALKLHEIGYFGYDHHFIKTIKGVKIGALGYEGWGDNPEIRNTVEQDIKALRENDVEIILVHYHWGDEKQYVPNEEQKSLARYTIDSGADLILGHHPHVVQGIEEYKGKFIVYSLGNFMFGGNRNPSDKDTFVFQQIFHLKNGDLTNKKEINIIPFSISSVSNRNDYQPTVLSGSESDRVLQKIIDVSNQINGVDWLVYESDVNEVNIGQ; this is encoded by the coding sequence ATGCATAATGAAAACAACTTGAATAGAACTAGAGTTAAAAGAAAACACAGGAGATTGAAAAAGTCTGTTAGGCACTTTATCCTTTTTAGTTTTTTGATCATCATTGGAGTTTTCATTTTTAACCTATTTAAGGTTGAAGAAGTTTCTACTGATCTGACTAAAACGAAGCAGGAACAGAGCTTAAAAGATAGTGAAAAGCAAAAGCAGGAACAAAGCACAAATGAGAATAAAAAGCAGGAAACCGTAACAGAAACCACGATTAAAATAAGTGCTGCTGGGGATTTTACACTAGGAACCGATGAACGTTTTGAGTATACAGATTCATTTGTCGATGAAGCTAAAACAAATGGACTTCCCTACTTTGTTGAGGGGTTGGGGACGACCTTCTTAGAAGATGACCTAACAACTGTAAATTTAGAAACGACTTTAACAACTGCTACGGAGAAGGCAGATAAGACATTCACTTTTAAAGGAGATCCTTCTTATACACAAATTTTAGAACTTGGTGGCATAGAAGCTGTAAATCTAGCAAACAATCATATCTTTGATTACTTAGATAAAGGTTTTGATGATACGATATCAGCACTAAAGTTGCATGAAATCGGATATTTTGGATATGACCATCATTTTATAAAAACGATTAAAGGGGTGAAAATAGGTGCGTTAGGATATGAGGGATGGGGGGATAACCCTGAAATACGCAATACTGTTGAGCAGGATATTAAGGCATTACGCGAAAATGATGTAGAGATTATTTTGGTTCATTATCACTGGGGAGATGAAAAACAGTACGTCCCAAATGAAGAACAAAAATCATTGGCTAGGTATACGATAGACAGTGGGGCAGATCTTATCCTTGGACATCATCCACACGTTGTACAAGGAATCGAAGAATATAAAGGGAAATTTATCGTCTATAGTCTCGGCAACTTTATGTTTGGCGGAAATCGAAATCCAAGTGATAAGGATACCTTTGTATTTCAACAAATCTTTCATTTAAAAAATGGGGATCTCACAAACAAAAAAGAAATCAACATCATACCTTTCTCAATTTCATCAGTTTCCAATCGGAATGATTATCAACCAACCGTTTTAAGTGGATCTGAATCTGATCGTGTATTACAGAAAATCATTGATGTTTCCAATCAAATAAACGGGGTTGATTGGCTTGTATATGAAAGTGATGTTAATGAAGTTAATATAGGACAATAG